Proteins encoded in a region of the Orcinus orca chromosome X, mOrcOrc1.1, whole genome shotgun sequence genome:
- the ZBTB33 gene encoding transcriptional regulator Kaiso, with protein sequence MESRKLISATDIQYSGSLLNSLNEQRGHGLFCDVTVIVEDRKFRAHRNILSASSTYFHQLFSVAGQVVELSFIRAEIFAEILNYIYSSKIVRVRSDLLDELIKSGQLLGVKFIAELGVPLSQVKSISGTAQDGNAETLPPGSSDKNLEIQKSKDEAQENGATIMPIITESFSLSAEDYEMKKIIVTDSDDDDDDVIFCSEILPAKETLPSTNTVAEVQPNPASVAISDVAPCASNSSPPLTNITPTQKLPTSVNQATLNQTQGSEKLLVSSAPTHLTPNIILLNQTSLTTPPNVSSSLPNHMSPSINVLVQNQQPPNNAVLTGNKANEEEEEEIIDDDDDTISSSPDSAVSNTSLVPQAEIPPNTAFDGSLIQKMQIPTLLQEPLSNSLKISDIITRNTNDPGLGSKHLMEGQKIITLDTATEIEGLSTGCKVYANIGEDTYDIVIPVKDDPDEGEARLENEIPKTSSSETANKRMKVKHDDHYELIVDGRVYYICIVCKRSYVCLTSLRRHFNIHSWEKKYPCRYCEKVFPLAEYRTKHEIHHTGERRYQCLACGKSFINYQFMSSHIKSVHSQDPSGDSKLYRLHPCRSLQIRQYAYLSDKSGTMPVMKDDGIGYKVDAGKEPPVGTTSTPQNKPMTWEDIFIQQENDSIFKQNVTDGSTEFEFIIPESY encoded by the coding sequence ATGGAGAGTAGAAAACTGATTTCTGCTACAGACATTCAATACTCTGGCAGTCTGCTGAACTCCTTGAATGAGCAACGCGGCCATGGACTCTTCTGTGATGTTACCGTTATTGTGGAAGACCGAAAATTCCGAGCCCACAGGAACATCCTTTCAGCTTCTAGTACTTACTTCCATCAGCTCTTCTCAGTTGCTGGGCAAGTTGTTGAACTGAGCTTTATAAGAGCAGAGATCTTTGCAGAAATTCTCAATTATATCTATAGTTCTAAAATTGTTCGTGTTAGATCAGATTTACTTGATGAGTTAATTAAATCAGGGCAGTTATTAGGAGTTAAATTTATAGCAGAGCTTGGTGTCCCATTGTCACAGGTTAAAAGCATCTCAGGTACAGCTCAGGATGGTAATGCAGAAACCTTACCTCCTGGTTCTAGTGACAAGAACCTtgaaatacaaaaatcaaaagaTGAAGCCCAAGAAAATGGGGCCACTATAATGCCAATTATAACAGAGTCTTTTTCCTTATCTGCTGAAGATTATGAGATGAAAAAGATCATTGTTACCGATTCAGATGATGACGACGATGACGTCATTTTCTGCTCTGAGATTCTGCCTGCAAAGGAGACTTTGCCAAGTACCAATACAGTGGCAGAGGTCCAGCCTAACCCAGCCTCTGTTGCTATTTCAGATGTTGCACCTTGTGCGAGCAATAGCTCTCCCCCTTTAACAAATATCACACCTACTCAGAAACTTCCTACTTCTGTGAATCAGGCAACTCTGAACCAAACACAAGGAAGTGAAAAATTATTGGTATCCTCGGCCCCAACACATCTGACTCCCAACATCATTTTATTAAATCAGACATCACTTACTACACCACCAAATGTCAGTTCTTCACTTCCAAATCATATGTCTCCTTCAATCAATGTACTTGTGCAGAATCAGCAGCCACCAAACAATGCTGTTTTAACAGGAAACAAGGCcaatgaagaggaggaggaggaaattatagatgatgatgatgacactaTTAGCTCCAGTCCAGACTCGGCGGTCAGTAATACATCTTTGGTCCCACAGGCTGAGATCCCCCCAAATACCGCTTTTGATGGATCGTTGATACAGAAGATGCAGATTCCTACACTTCTGCAAGAGCCACtttctaattctttaaaaatttcagataTAATTACTAGAAACACTAATGATCCAGGTTTAGGATCAAAACATCTAATGGAGGGTCAGAAGATTATTACTTTAGATACAGCTACTGAAATTGAAGGCTTGTCGACGGGTTGCAAGGTTTATGCAAATATTGGTGAAGATACTTATGATATAGTGATCCCTGTCAAAGATGACCCTGACGAAGGGGAGGCCAGACTTGAGAATGAGATACCAAAAACATCTAGCAGTGAGACGGCAAATAAACGTATGAAGGTAAAACATGATGATCACTATGAGTTAATAGTAGATGGAAGGGTCTATTATATCTGTATTGTATGCAAAAGGTCATATGTCTGTCTGACAAGCTTGCGGAGACATTTTAACATTCATTCTTGGGAGAAGAAGTATCCTTGCCGTTACTGTGAGAAGGTATTTCCTCTTGCAGAATATCGCACAAAGCATGAAATTCATCACACAGGGGAGAGAAGGTATCAGTGTTTGGCCTGTGGCAAGTCTTTCATCAACTATCAGTTTATGTCTTCACACATAAAGTCAGTTCATAGTCAAGATCCTTCTGGAGACTCAAAGCTTTATCGTTTACATCCATGCAGGTCTTTACAGATCAGACAATATGCATACCTTTCTGATAAGTCAGGCACCATGCCTGTCATGAAGGATGATGGTATTGGGTATAAGGTTGATGCTGGGAAAGAACCTCCAGTAGGGACCACATCTACTCCTCAGAACAAGCCAATGACCTGGGAAGATATTTTTATTCAGCAGGAAAATGATTCAATTTTTAAACAGAATGTAACAGATGGCAGTACTGAGTTTGAATTTATAATACCAGAATCTTATTGA